One window of Enterobacter sp. RHBSTW-00175 genomic DNA carries:
- the atpA gene encoding F0F1 ATP synthase subunit alpha — protein MQLNSTEISELIKQRIAQFSVVSEAHNEGTIVSVSDGVIRIHGLADCMQGEMISLPGNRYAIALNLERDSVGAVVMGPYADLAEGMKVKCTGRILEVPVGRGLLGRVVNTLGAPIDGKGPVEHDGFSPIEVIAPGVIDRQSVDQPVQTGYKSVDAMIPIGRGQRELIIGDRQTGKTAMAIDAIINQRDSGIKCVYVAIGQKASTISNVVRKLEEHGALSNTIVVVATASESAALQYLAPYAGCAMGEYFRDRGEDALIVYDDLSKQAVAYRQVSLLLRRPPGREAFPGDVFYLHSRLLERASRVNAEYVENFTKGEVKGKTGSLTALPIIETQAGDVSAFVPTNVISITDGQIFLETNLFNSGIRPAVNPGISVSRVGGAAQTKIIKKLSGGIRTALAQYRELAAFSQFASDLDEATRKQLSHGQKVTELLKQKQYAPMSVAQQGLVLFAAERGYLEDVELAKIGSFEAALLAYVDRDHAPLMQEINQSGGYNDEIEGKLKAILDSFKATQSW, from the coding sequence ATGCAACTGAATTCCACCGAAATCAGCGAACTGATCAAGCAGCGCATTGCTCAGTTCAGTGTTGTGAGTGAAGCTCACAACGAAGGTACTATTGTTTCTGTAAGTGACGGTGTTATCCGCATTCACGGCCTGGCCGATTGTATGCAGGGTGAAATGATTTCCCTGCCGGGTAACCGTTACGCTATCGCACTGAACCTGGAGCGCGACTCCGTAGGTGCAGTTGTGATGGGTCCATACGCTGACCTCGCCGAAGGCATGAAGGTTAAGTGTACGGGTCGTATTCTGGAAGTTCCGGTTGGCCGTGGCCTGCTGGGTCGTGTTGTTAACACCCTGGGTGCGCCAATCGACGGTAAAGGTCCGGTTGAGCACGATGGCTTCTCTCCAATCGAAGTTATCGCACCAGGCGTTATCGACCGTCAGTCCGTTGATCAACCAGTACAGACTGGTTATAAATCCGTTGATGCCATGATCCCAATCGGTCGTGGTCAGCGTGAACTGATCATCGGTGACCGTCAGACCGGTAAAACCGCAATGGCTATCGATGCCATCATCAACCAGCGCGACTCTGGCATCAAATGTGTGTACGTGGCTATCGGCCAGAAAGCGTCCACCATTTCCAACGTTGTTCGCAAACTGGAAGAGCACGGTGCGCTGTCTAACACCATCGTTGTGGTTGCAACCGCTTCTGAATCTGCTGCACTGCAATACCTGGCACCATATGCTGGTTGCGCGATGGGCGAATACTTCCGTGACCGCGGTGAAGATGCACTGATCGTATACGATGACCTGTCTAAACAGGCTGTTGCTTATCGTCAGGTTTCTCTGCTGCTCCGTCGTCCACCTGGACGTGAAGCATTCCCTGGCGACGTATTCTACCTCCACTCTCGTCTGCTGGAGCGTGCTTCCCGCGTTAACGCGGAATACGTCGAGAACTTCACCAAAGGTGAAGTGAAAGGTAAAACTGGTTCACTGACCGCTCTGCCGATCATTGAAACCCAGGCGGGTGACGTTTCTGCGTTCGTTCCGACCAACGTAATTTCCATTACCGATGGTCAGATCTTCCTGGAAACCAACCTGTTTAACTCCGGTATTCGTCCGGCAGTTAACCCGGGTATCTCCGTATCTCGTGTTGGTGGTGCAGCTCAGACCAAGATCATCAAGAAACTGTCCGGTGGTATCCGTACCGCTCTGGCACAGTATCGTGAACTGGCAGCGTTCTCTCAGTTCGCGTCCGATCTGGATGAAGCTACCCGTAAACAGCTGAGCCACGGTCAGAAAGTGACCGAGCTGCTGAAACAGAAACAGTATGCCCCTATGTCTGTTGCACAACAGGGCCTGGTGCTGTTCGCGGCTGAACGCGGTTACCTCGAAGATGTGGAACTGGCGAAAATCGGTAGCTTCGAAGCCGCTCTGTTGGCTTACGTTGACCGTGATCACGCTCCGCTGATGCAAGAGATCAACCAGTCCGGTGGCTATAACGACGAAATCGAAGGCAAGCTGAAAGCTATCCTCGATTCCTTCAAAGCAACCCAGTCCTGGTAA
- the rsmG gene encoding 16S rRNA (guanine(527)-N(7))-methyltransferase RsmG, with product MLNKLSRLLDEAGISLTDHQKNQLVAYVDMLNKWNKAYNLTSVRDPNEMLVRHILDSIVVAPHLQGERFIDVGTGPGLPGVPLSIVRPECHFTLLDSLGKRVRFLRQVQHELQLDNITPVQSRVEEFPAEPPFDGVISRAFASLNDMVSWCKHLPAQNGRFYALKGQLPGEEIEQLPVGFSVESIEKLNIPQLEGERHLVIIKPNNF from the coding sequence GTGCTCAATAAACTCTCTCGTCTGCTGGATGAAGCAGGTATTTCGCTCACCGATCACCAGAAAAATCAGCTGGTGGCCTATGTCGATATGCTGAACAAATGGAACAAAGCGTACAACCTGACTTCCGTACGCGATCCCAACGAGATGCTCGTTCGCCATATCCTCGATAGCATCGTGGTTGCCCCGCATCTGCAAGGTGAGCGCTTTATCGACGTCGGGACGGGTCCGGGCCTGCCTGGCGTGCCGTTGTCGATTGTTCGTCCTGAGTGCCATTTCACGCTGCTGGACAGCCTGGGAAAACGCGTACGTTTCTTACGCCAGGTGCAGCATGAATTGCAGCTTGATAACATCACACCCGTACAGAGCAGGGTAGAGGAGTTCCCGGCGGAACCACCGTTTGACGGTGTTATCAGCCGTGCATTTGCATCACTCAACGACATGGTGAGCTGGTGCAAGCATTTGCCTGCACAAAATGGCCGTTTTTATGCGCTGAAAGGGCAGTTGCCTGGTGAGGAGATTGAACAACTTCCTGTTGGTTTTTCAGTCGAATCTATTGAGAAATTAAACATTCCTCAACTCGAAGGCGAACGCCATCTGGTGATAATTAAGCCAAACAATTTTTAA
- the atpD gene encoding F0F1 ATP synthase subunit beta, translating into MATGKIVQVIGAVVDVEFPQDAVPRVYDALEVQNGNESLVLEVQQQLGGGIVRTIAMGSSDGLRRGLEVKDLEHPIEVPVGKATLGRIMNVLGHPIDMKGDIGEEERWAIHRAAPSYEELSSSQELLETGIKVIDLMCPFAKGGKVGLFGGAGVGKTVNMMELIRNIAIEHSGYSVFAGVGERTREGNDFYHEMTDSNVLDKVSLVYGQMNEPPGNRLRVALTGLTMAEKFRDEGRDVLLFVDNIYRYTLAGTEVSALLGRMPSAVGYQPTLAEEMGVLQERITSTKTGSITSVQAVYVPADDLTDPSPATTFAHLDATVVLSRQIASLGIYPAVDPLDSTSRQLDPLVVGQEHYDTARGVQSLLQRYQELKDIIAILGMDELSEEDKLVVARARKIQRFLSQPFFVAEVFTGSPGKYVSLKDTIRGFKGIMEGEYDHLPEQAFYMVGSIDEAVEKAKKL; encoded by the coding sequence ATGGCTACTGGAAAGATTGTCCAGGTAATCGGCGCCGTGGTGGACGTCGAGTTCCCTCAGGACGCCGTACCGCGCGTGTACGATGCGCTTGAGGTACAGAATGGTAACGAGAGCCTGGTGCTGGAAGTTCAGCAGCAGCTCGGCGGCGGTATCGTGCGTACCATCGCCATGGGTTCTTCCGACGGTCTGCGTCGTGGTCTGGAAGTTAAAGACCTTGAGCACCCGATCGAAGTTCCTGTAGGTAAAGCAACACTGGGTCGTATCATGAACGTATTGGGTCACCCAATCGACATGAAAGGCGACATCGGTGAAGAAGAGCGTTGGGCTATCCACCGTGCAGCACCTTCCTACGAAGAGCTGTCCAGCTCTCAGGAACTGCTGGAAACCGGTATCAAAGTTATCGACCTGATGTGTCCGTTTGCGAAGGGCGGTAAAGTTGGTCTGTTCGGTGGTGCGGGTGTTGGTAAAACCGTAAACATGATGGAGCTGATCCGTAACATCGCGATCGAACACTCCGGTTACTCCGTGTTTGCAGGTGTTGGTGAGCGTACTCGTGAGGGTAACGACTTCTACCACGAAATGACTGACTCCAACGTTCTGGACAAAGTATCCCTGGTTTACGGTCAGATGAACGAGCCACCAGGAAACCGTCTGCGCGTTGCGCTGACTGGCCTGACTATGGCTGAGAAATTCCGTGACGAAGGCCGTGACGTTCTGCTGTTCGTTGATAACATCTACCGTTATACCCTGGCCGGTACTGAAGTATCAGCACTGCTGGGTCGTATGCCTTCAGCGGTAGGTTATCAGCCAACTCTGGCAGAAGAGATGGGTGTTCTTCAGGAACGTATCACCTCTACCAAAACCGGTTCTATCACCTCCGTTCAGGCGGTATACGTACCTGCGGATGACTTGACTGACCCATCTCCAGCAACCACCTTTGCGCACCTTGATGCAACTGTGGTACTGAGCCGTCAGATCGCGTCTCTGGGTATCTACCCAGCCGTTGACCCGCTGGACTCCACCAGCCGTCAGCTGGATCCACTGGTTGTTGGTCAGGAACACTACGACACCGCGCGTGGCGTACAGTCCCTGCTGCAACGTTACCAGGAACTGAAAGACATCATCGCCATCCTGGGTATGGATGAACTGTCTGAAGAAGACAAACTGGTGGTAGCACGCGCTCGTAAGATCCAGCGCTTCCTGTCCCAGCCGTTCTTCGTTGCGGAAGTATTCACCGGTTCTCCGGGTAAATACGTTTCCCTGAAAGACACCATCCGTGGCTTTAAAGGCATCATGGAAGGCGAATACGATCACCTGCCAGAGCAGGCGTTCTACATGGTTGGTTCCATCGACGAAGCCGTGGAAAAAGCCAAAAAACTTTAA
- the atpB gene encoding F0F1 ATP synthase subunit A, giving the protein MASENMTPQDYIGHHLNNLQLDLRTFSLVDPHNPPATFWTINIDSMFFSVVLGLLFLAMFRGVAKKATSGVPGKFQTFIEMIIGFVHGSVKDMYHGKSKLIAPLALTVFVWVFLMNLMDLLPIDFIPWIGEHVLGLPALRVVPSADVNITLSMALGVFILILFYSIKMKGVSGFVKELTLQPFNHWAFIPVNLILEGVSLLSKPVSLGLRLFGNMYAGELIFILIAGLLPWWSQWILNVPWAIFHILIITLQAFIFMVLTIVYLSMASEEH; this is encoded by the coding sequence ATGGCTTCAGAAAATATGACGCCGCAGGATTACATAGGTCACCATCTGAATAACCTTCAGTTGGACCTGCGTACATTCTCGCTGGTCGATCCGCATAACCCCCCGGCCACCTTCTGGACGATCAACATCGACTCCATGTTCTTCTCGGTGGTTTTGGGTCTTCTGTTCCTGGCCATGTTCCGCGGTGTTGCTAAAAAAGCGACCAGCGGTGTTCCAGGGAAATTCCAGACGTTCATCGAAATGATCATCGGCTTTGTCCATGGCAGCGTGAAAGACATGTACCATGGCAAGAGCAAGCTGATTGCTCCGCTGGCCCTGACTGTGTTCGTTTGGGTCTTCCTGATGAACCTGATGGACCTGCTGCCTATCGATTTTATTCCGTGGATCGGCGAGCACGTCCTCGGTCTGCCTGCACTGCGCGTGGTTCCGTCCGCAGACGTGAACATCACTCTGTCGATGGCGCTCGGTGTATTCATCCTGATTCTTTTCTACAGCATCAAAATGAAAGGCGTAAGCGGCTTTGTGAAAGAGCTTACCTTGCAGCCGTTCAACCACTGGGCGTTTATTCCGGTCAACCTGATCCTGGAAGGCGTTAGCCTGCTGTCCAAACCTGTTTCACTGGGTCTGCGACTGTTCGGCAACATGTATGCGGGTGAGCTGATTTTCATTCTGATCGCGGGTCTTCTGCCGTGGTGGTCACAGTGGATTCTTAATGTGCCATGGGCCATTTTCCACATCCTGATCATTACGCTGCAAGCCTTTATCTTCATGGTTCTGACGATTGTCTATCTGTCGATGGCATCTGAAGAGCACTGA
- the atpG gene encoding F0F1 ATP synthase subunit gamma, producing the protein MAGAKEIRSKIASVQNTQKITKAMEMVAASKMRKSQDRMAASRPYAETMRKVIGHLANGNLEYKHPYLEEREVKRVGYLVVSTDRGLCGGLNINLFKKLLADMKAWSEKGVQSDIAMIGSKGVSFFNSVGGNIVAQVTGMGDNPSLSELIGPVKVMLQAYDEGRLDRLYVVSNKFINTMSQVPTLTQMLPLPASEDDDMKRKTWDYLYEPDPKPLLDTLLRRYVESQVYQGVVENLASEQAARMVAMKAATDNGGSLIKELQLVYNKARQASITQELTEIVSGAAAV; encoded by the coding sequence ATGGCCGGCGCAAAAGAGATACGTAGTAAGATCGCAAGCGTCCAGAACACGCAGAAGATCACTAAAGCGATGGAGATGGTCGCCGCTTCCAAAATGCGTAAATCGCAGGATCGCATGGCGGCCAGCCGTCCTTATGCAGAAACCATGCGCAAAGTGATTGGTCACCTTGCAAACGGTAATCTGGAATATAAGCACCCTTACCTGGAAGAACGCGAAGTTAAACGCGTGGGCTACCTGGTGGTGTCGACCGACCGTGGTCTGTGTGGCGGCTTGAACATTAACCTGTTCAAAAAACTGCTGGCGGATATGAAAGCATGGTCCGAAAAAGGCGTTCAGAGCGATATCGCGATGATCGGCTCCAAGGGCGTGTCTTTCTTTAACTCCGTTGGTGGCAATATTGTCGCTCAGGTGACCGGTATGGGTGATAACCCATCCCTGTCCGAACTGATCGGCCCGGTTAAAGTGATGTTGCAGGCCTATGATGAAGGCCGTCTGGACAGACTGTACGTTGTCAGCAACAAATTTATTAACACCATGTCTCAGGTTCCTACTCTCACTCAGATGTTGCCTTTACCGGCATCAGAAGATGACGATATGAAGCGTAAAACCTGGGATTACCTGTATGAACCCGATCCGAAACCGCTGTTGGATACTCTGCTGCGTCGTTATGTCGAATCTCAGGTTTATCAGGGCGTTGTAGAAAACCTGGCCAGCGAGCAAGCCGCACGTATGGTGGCGATGAAAGCCGCGACCGATAATGGCGGCAGCCTGATTAAAGAGCTGCAGTTGGTTTACAACAAAGCTCGTCAGGCCAGCATTACTCAGGAACTCACCGAGATTGTCTCGGGGGCCGCCGCGGTTTAA
- the atpE gene encoding F0F1 ATP synthase subunit C, whose protein sequence is MENLNMDLLYMAAAVMMGLAAIGAAIGIGILGGKFLEGAARQPDLIPLLRTQFFIVMGLVDAIPMIAVGLGLYVMFAVA, encoded by the coding sequence ATGGAAAACCTGAATATGGATCTGCTGTACATGGCTGCCGCTGTGATGATGGGTCTGGCGGCTATCGGTGCTGCGATCGGTATCGGCATCCTCGGGGGCAAATTCCTGGAAGGCGCAGCGCGTCAACCGGATCTGATTCCTCTGCTGCGTACTCAGTTCTTTATCGTTATGGGTCTGGTGGATGCTATCCCAATGATCGCTGTAGGTCTGGGTCTGTACGTGATGTTTGCTGTCGCGTAG
- a CDS encoding F0F1 ATP synthase subunit epsilon encodes MAMTYHLDVVSAEEQMFSGLVEKIQVTGSEGELGIFPGHAPLLTAIKPGMIRIVKQFGHEEFIYLSGGIIEVQPGSVTVLADTAIRGQDLDEARALESKRKAEEHISSSHGDVDYAQASAELAKAIAKLRVIELTKKAM; translated from the coding sequence ATGGCAATGACTTACCACCTGGACGTCGTCAGCGCAGAGGAACAAATGTTCTCTGGTCTGGTCGAGAAAATCCAGGTAACGGGTAGTGAAGGCGAACTGGGTATCTTCCCAGGTCACGCACCGCTGCTCACCGCCATTAAGCCTGGTATGATCCGCATCGTTAAACAGTTCGGTCATGAAGAGTTTATCTATCTGTCCGGCGGCATTATTGAAGTGCAGCCTGGCAGTGTGACCGTTCTGGCCGATACCGCTATCCGTGGCCAGGATCTCGACGAAGCGCGAGCCCTGGAATCGAAGCGTAAGGCTGAAGAGCACATTAGCAGCTCTCATGGTGACGTGGATTACGCTCAGGCGTCTGCGGAGCTGGCCAAAGCGATCGCGAAACTGCGCGTTATCGAGTTGACCAAAAAAGCGATGTAA
- the atpH gene encoding F0F1 ATP synthase subunit delta codes for MSEFVTVARPYAKAAFDFAVEHQNVDRWQNMLAFAAEVTKNEQMAELLSGALAPETLAASFIAVCGEQLDANGQNLIKVMAENGRLRVLPDVLEQFEHLRALSEATAEVEVTSATELSTEQLSKITAAMEKRLSRKVKLNCKIDKSVMAGVIIRSGDMVIDGSVRGRLERLADVLQS; via the coding sequence ATGTCTGAATTTGTTACGGTAGCTCGCCCCTACGCCAAAGCAGCTTTTGACTTTGCTGTCGAACACCAAAATGTCGATCGCTGGCAGAACATGCTGGCGTTTGCCGCTGAGGTGACGAAAAACGAACAAATGGCTGAGTTGCTTTCCGGTGCGTTAGCGCCAGAAACCCTCGCCGCGTCGTTTATCGCCGTGTGCGGGGAGCAACTGGATGCCAACGGCCAGAACCTGATTAAGGTTATGGCTGAGAACGGTCGTCTGCGTGTGCTCCCTGATGTTCTTGAGCAGTTCGAGCACTTACGTGCCCTTAGTGAAGCTACTGCTGAAGTCGAAGTGACTTCTGCAACTGAACTGAGTACCGAACAGCTTTCGAAGATCACTGCTGCGATGGAAAAACGTCTGTCACGCAAAGTTAAGCTGAATTGCAAAATCGATAAGTCTGTAATGGCAGGCGTAATCATCCGTTCGGGTGATATGGTCATTGATGGCAGCGTACGCGGCCGTCTTGAGCGCCTTGCAGACGTCTTGCAGTCTTAA
- the atpI gene encoding F0F1 ATP synthase subunit I — translation MSVSLLSRNVARKLLFIQFLAVIASGLLFSLKDPFWGISAVCGGLAVVLPNVLFMIFAWRHQAHTPAKGRVAWSFALGEVCKVLLTFALLVMALAVLKVVFMPLIATWVLVLVVQVLAPAVINNKG, via the coding sequence ATGTCTGTGTCGCTCTTGAGTAGAAACGTTGCTCGTAAGCTTCTGTTCATTCAGTTTCTGGCTGTGATAGCAAGTGGACTGCTGTTTAGCCTCAAAGACCCCTTCTGGGGCATCTCCGCCGTGTGCGGGGGTTTGGCGGTGGTTCTGCCAAACGTGTTGTTTATGATTTTTGCCTGGCGTCATCAGGCGCATACACCTGCCAAAGGCCGCGTGGCCTGGTCCTTCGCCCTCGGCGAAGTGTGTAAGGTGTTGCTAACCTTTGCTCTACTGGTGATGGCGCTGGCGGTTTTGAAAGTGGTATTCATGCCGCTGATAGCTACGTGGGTTTTGGTGCTGGTGGTACAAGTTCTGGCTCCAGCTGTAATCAACAACAAAGGGTAA
- the mnmG gene encoding tRNA uridine-5-carboxymethylaminomethyl(34) synthesis enzyme MnmG, with protein MFYQDPFDVIIIGGGHAGTEAAMAAARMGQQTLLLTHNIDTLGQMSCNPAIGGIGKGHLVKEVDALGGLMAKAIDQAGIQFRILNASKGPAVRATRAQADRVLYRQAVRTALENQPNLMIFQQAVEDLIVENDRVVGAVTQMGLKFRAKAVVLTVGTFLDGKIHIGLDNYSGGRAGDPPSIPLSRRLRELPLRVSRLKTGTPPRIDARTIDFSVLAQQHGDNPMPVFSFMGNAAQHPQQVPCYITHTNEKTHDVIRNNLDRSPMYAGVIEGIGPRYCPSIEDKVMRFADRNQHQIFLEPEGLTSNEIYPNGISTSLPFDVQMQIVRSMQGMENAKIVRPGYAIEYDFFDPRDLKPTLESKFIHGLFFAGQINGTTGYEEAAAQGLLAGLNAARFSAEKEGWAPGRSQAYLGVLVDDLCTLGTKEPYRMFTSRAEYRLMLREDNADLRLTEMGRELGLVDDERWARFNEKLERIEQERQRLKTTWVNPQAETAAEVNAHLTAPLSREASGEDLLRRPEVTYENLVKLTAFAPGLEDVEAAEQVEIQVKYEGYIARQQDEIEKQQRNENTLLPEMLDYRQVTGLSNEVIAKLNDHKPVSIGQASRISGVTPAAISILLVWLKKQGMLRRSA; from the coding sequence ATGTTTTATCAGGATCCTTTTGACGTCATCATCATTGGCGGGGGTCATGCAGGCACTGAGGCCGCAATGGCCGCAGCGCGTATGGGTCAGCAGACCCTGCTTTTGACACACAATATCGACACGCTTGGACAGATGTCCTGTAATCCGGCGATTGGCGGCATTGGGAAAGGACACCTGGTAAAAGAAGTGGATGCACTTGGCGGCCTGATGGCGAAAGCGATCGATCAGGCAGGCATCCAGTTTAGGATACTAAACGCGAGTAAAGGCCCGGCTGTCCGTGCGACCCGAGCCCAGGCAGACCGCGTGCTTTACCGCCAGGCAGTGCGTACCGCACTGGAGAACCAACCGAATTTGATGATCTTCCAGCAAGCGGTGGAAGATCTTATCGTTGAGAACGATCGCGTTGTCGGCGCGGTGACCCAGATGGGCCTCAAATTCCGTGCTAAAGCGGTAGTGCTGACCGTCGGGACATTCCTGGATGGCAAAATCCATATCGGTCTGGATAACTACAGCGGTGGCCGTGCTGGCGATCCGCCGTCCATTCCGCTTTCTCGTCGTTTGCGTGAGCTGCCGCTGCGCGTCAGCCGCCTGAAAACCGGTACGCCGCCACGTATCGATGCCCGAACCATTGATTTCAGCGTGCTGGCGCAACAGCATGGTGACAACCCAATGCCGGTGTTCTCGTTCATGGGCAATGCGGCTCAGCATCCGCAGCAGGTTCCTTGCTACATCACGCACACCAACGAAAAAACCCATGACGTGATCCGTAATAATCTCGATCGTAGCCCAATGTATGCTGGCGTGATCGAAGGGATCGGCCCACGCTACTGCCCGTCGATCGAAGACAAAGTGATGCGCTTTGCCGATCGTAACCAGCACCAGATCTTCCTCGAGCCGGAAGGACTGACGTCTAACGAAATTTATCCGAACGGTATTTCCACCAGCCTGCCGTTTGATGTGCAGATGCAAATTGTTCGCTCAATGCAGGGCATGGAGAACGCTAAAATTGTTCGTCCAGGCTACGCTATTGAATATGATTTCTTCGATCCGCGTGACCTGAAACCAACCCTGGAGAGCAAGTTCATCCATGGGCTGTTCTTCGCCGGTCAGATCAACGGCACAACAGGTTACGAAGAAGCTGCCGCACAGGGCCTGCTTGCGGGTCTTAACGCCGCGCGCTTCTCTGCCGAGAAAGAGGGCTGGGCTCCGGGTCGTTCCCAGGCTTACCTGGGCGTGCTGGTCGACGATCTTTGCACCCTGGGCACCAAAGAACCGTACCGTATGTTTACGTCCCGCGCGGAATATCGCCTGATGCTGCGCGAAGACAACGCCGATCTGCGTCTGACCGAAATGGGTCGTGAGCTGGGTCTGGTGGATGACGAACGCTGGGCGCGTTTCAACGAGAAGCTGGAACGCATCGAACAGGAACGTCAGCGCCTGAAAACAACGTGGGTGAATCCACAGGCAGAAACTGCTGCCGAAGTGAACGCTCACTTGACTGCGCCGCTCTCGCGCGAAGCCAGCGGTGAAGATTTGCTGCGTCGCCCGGAAGTGACCTATGAGAACCTGGTCAAACTGACCGCGTTCGCGCCGGGTCTTGAAGACGTTGAAGCGGCAGAGCAGGTCGAAATCCAGGTGAAGTACGAAGGCTACATCGCGCGTCAGCAGGATGAGATCGAAAAACAGCAGCGCAACGAAAACACGTTGCTGCCGGAAATGCTGGACTATCGTCAGGTGACAGGCCTTTCCAATGAAGTGATCGCCAAACTGAACGATCACAAGCCTGTGTCGATCGGCCAGGCATCACGTATCTCCGGCGTCACGCCTGCCGCGATTTCGATTCTGCTGGTGTGGTTGAAAAAACAAGGTATGTTGCGCCGCAGCGCGTAG
- the atpF gene encoding F0F1 ATP synthase subunit B produces the protein MNMNATILGQAIAFILFVWFCMKYVWPPLMAAIEKRQKEIADGLASAERAKKDLDLAQANATDQLKKAKAEAQVIIEQANKRRSQILDEAKAEAEQERTKIVAQAQAEIDAERKRAREELRKQVAILAVAGAEKIIERSVDEAANSDIVDKLVAEL, from the coding sequence GTGAACATGAACGCAACAATCCTCGGCCAGGCCATCGCGTTTATTCTCTTTGTCTGGTTCTGCATGAAGTATGTATGGCCGCCATTAATGGCTGCCATCGAAAAACGTCAGAAAGAAATTGCTGACGGTCTGGCTTCCGCAGAACGCGCTAAGAAAGATTTGGACCTTGCACAGGCCAACGCGACAGACCAGCTGAAAAAAGCGAAAGCTGAAGCTCAGGTAATCATTGAACAGGCTAACAAACGCCGTTCTCAGATCCTGGACGAAGCAAAAGCTGAAGCAGAACAGGAACGTACTAAGATCGTGGCACAAGCTCAGGCTGAAATTGATGCTGAGCGTAAACGTGCTCGTGAAGAACTGCGTAAGCAGGTTGCGATTCTGGCTGTTGCTGGCGCCGAGAAGATCATCGAACGTTCCGTGGATGAAGCTGCTAACAGCGACATCGTGGACAAACTTGTCGCTGAACTGTAA
- the mioC gene encoding FMN-binding protein MioC: protein MADITLISGSTLGGAEYVAEHLAEKLEDAGFSTETLHGPLLEDLPTAGIWLLITSTHGAGDIPDNLQPLYDELLEQQPDLSAVRFGAVGIGSREYDTFCGAVEKIEAAVKSSGAKQLGETLKINILEHDIPEDPAEIWLEEWKNLLKND from the coding sequence ATGGCGGACATTACTCTTATCAGTGGCAGCACCCTGGGCGGCGCGGAATACGTTGCAGAACATCTGGCCGAAAAGCTGGAAGATGCCGGTTTTTCCACCGAAACCCTGCACGGGCCGTTACTGGAAGATCTTCCGACTGCCGGGATCTGGCTACTGATCACTTCTACGCACGGTGCGGGCGATATCCCGGACAACCTGCAACCTTTATATGACGAACTGCTGGAGCAACAACCCGACCTGTCAGCCGTACGTTTCGGTGCAGTCGGTATCGGTAGCCGTGAATATGACACCTTCTGTGGTGCAGTAGAGAAAATAGAAGCCGCAGTGAAGTCATCTGGAGCCAAACAGCTCGGTGAAACACTCAAGATCAACATCCTCGAACACGATATTCCAGAGGATCCAGCAGAGATTTGGCTGGAAGAATGGAAAAATTTACTCAAAAACGATTAA